In one window of Helianthus annuus cultivar XRQ/B chromosome 17, HanXRQr2.0-SUNRISE, whole genome shotgun sequence DNA:
- the LOC110924000 gene encoding uncharacterized protein LOC110924000 has translation MGRITANQPIIVGERMFPDLGRGDKSLFWLDRWAGNRPLNELFPNLYAIESEKRCRVLDRYKLNQGNIEWFWGSSNDLSTDAVKEEWAECLALVSRVSIRQTPDVWRWKMEDKLVDFQVSLVREELDDISLVNETKVLNWLHWIPKKVNCFPWRVVLDRIATKEALQIRRLQLTSVNCVMCNGELESVNHLLITCEWAQQIWSVVFQWMKIQLPRYILSVVQLLEFIDSYKGEKKFKRAVYTVVAATCWIIWRMRNEVIFKNKSPTLVKAIGDIKSTSFSWVYNRSGLLDMSWDLWRSFSL, from the coding sequence ATGGGCCGGATTACGGCTAATCAGCCGATAATTGTGGGTGAAAGAATGTTTCCAGATCTGGGTAGAGGGGATAAATCCCTCTTTTGGTTAGATCGGTGGGCTGGAAACAGACCACTTAATGAACTTTTCCCTAACCTTTATGCAATTGAAAGTGAAAAAAGATGCCGTGTTTTGGATCGATACAAACTAAATCAAGGTAACATAGAATGGTTCTGGGGCAGTAGCAATGATTTGTCAACGGATGCAGTTAAAGAGGAATGGGCCGAGTGTTTGGCATTGGTCAGCAGAGTCTCTATTCGGCAAACTCCAGATGTGTGGCGGTGGAAAATGGAAGATAAGTTGGTGGACTTTCAAGTCAGTTTAGTAAGGGAGGAACTTGATGACATAAGCTTAGTCAATGAAACTAAGGTCCTTAATTGGCTGCATTGGATACCTAAGAAGGTGAATTGCTTCCCGTGGAGAGTGGTTTTGGATCGGATCGCAACAAAAGAGGCTCTTCAGATTCGTCGGCTGCAACTGACCTCCGTCAACTGTGTTATGTGCAATGGGGAGCTGGAATCGGTCAATCATCTACTCATCACTTGCGAATGGGCACAACAAATCTGGTCGGTGGTATTTCAATGGATGAAAATTCAACTTCCGAGGTACATTCTAAGTGTAGTGCAATTGTTGGAATTCATTGACTCTTACAAAGGTGAGAAGAAATTCAAAAGGGCGGTGTATACAGTGGTGGCGGCTACTTGTTGGATCATTTGGCGAATGAGGAATGAAGTCATCTTCAAAAACAAATCTCCAACTTTGGTAAAAGCGATTGGAGATATTAAATCTACTTCGTTCTCGTGGGTTTATAATCGGTCAGGGTTATTGGATATGTCATGGGATTTATGGAGGAGTTTTAGTTTGTAG